Within Sorangiineae bacterium MSr11367, the genomic segment TCTCGCGCTACGCTACTGCTTCTTCGGATCGTTCGGGTCGGCGTCCGTCTCGTCCGGCGCACTGTCGCCGTCGACGTTGCGGACCGGCGGCGTGAATCCGACGGTCGGGTTGGTCAGCGTCGGCGGCTTGACATTGATCTTGGGCACTTGGCCCGCGAGACCCTGCGATATGAAGGAAATCGCCATAGTCTGAAGTTGCAAATACTGCGCACCTAGGACGATTTGGTATCCCTTCTCACCCGCAGGAGCGAGCGGGAACGGCTGCAAATCGTTGAAGCGGGCGTAGGGCGCGGCAAAGACGCGGAGGGTTCCTGCCGACTCGAGGTCGGAACCGTGCTGCGAGGGAGACACTTGCAGGAGAACGGCCGTGGTTCCGTTGGCGGGTGTGTTCTGGATGAAGCCGTCGGCGTCGGGCGAGACGTCCGCGAGCAGTTTCGTGTCACGGCCCGCGAGCGTCTTCACGTCCGTGACCCCGGCGTTCGAGCCGACGTTGGGCGTGCCTAGGCGCCAGCCGCCGGCGCGCGCGAGCGCCTCATTGGCTTCGTTCGGGACGAGCTCGTCGTAGATGACCTCGATCTGAAGGATGTTCCGCGGAGTGACCTGCACGTTTCCGACCTTACGCGGGGCGGTGATGAGGAGGTCCGCGTAGGCGAGCGGATCTCCCGGCTCGGCCACGGTCTGCAGCAGCGTCACCAGCGGGTGGAACTCGCTCAGTTTGTCACCAATGATGCCAAAATTTGCACCCGCGGCGGACTCGAGGCTCGCAGAAATGCGTGGGGAATGCGTCGCGAGTTCGGTGATGAGTCCCCCGCCCGCCACGTTCAGAACCCACTCACGGATGTTCGGTTCGATCGCGGCCGCCGTCGCGCCCTGGATCCCGCCAAGCGAATTGCCGATGTAGGCGATCTTGCTCGAATCAATCTTAGGCGCCTTCGCCGGATCCGGCGGATCCGTTGGTGGGAACTGGAGCGGAGCGAGGACGCGGTTCGATTCTTTTCGGAGCACGCGAACGAGCTGCGTCGTATCGAGTGCCGCCTGGCGCATTTGGTCGCGCAGCGCTCCGATGTTGATCAAGCTACCGAACAGGTCCGTCGCGCCGTTGCGCGTGTCGCCGATGCCATCCCCGCCGCCGTACGTAGAATCGTTGTTCTTGGCGGGATCGCTGTTCTTCGCGTTGATGTAGTCCGTCGTGGCGTCGGTTTTCCCGGCTCCAGTGCGGGCGCCGAACGTAACGCTGTCGATGGCTGCCGTCACGTAACCGGCGAGCGCCAAGGTATTGGCCAGCGCGAAGATGTAGTCGCGCGACCCTCCGAGACCGTGCTGTAGGATGACCACCGGATACCCGGCGTCGGATGCCGGGGGCCTCGTCGGAACGGTGAACGTTACCCAGATCTTATCGGGCGTATGCTGTCCGACGTCGAGGTCGTTCTTGCCATCGGTCGTGCGAGCAAACGTCGCGTGGTCGATGGTGCGATAGCCCCCCTCCTTCTTGCGCAGAAAACTGGTGGACTCGAACACGGCCGTTCCGATCGACGCAATGCGGTCGTGGGCGCGGATCGGCAAATGGGTGGAGGGATTGTCCATCTTTGCCGGCCCTTCTCCCACCGTCTGTCGCGGCGTCCCCGTTGCGACATAGCCCAGATAGGCATCGATGGTGTCCGTGAATCCGGTAGGAATCGCCGTGCCCGTGCCCGCGAACTTCGCGTTCTTCATGGGCTTCACGCTCTCCTCGTCCCACTTCAAGTCGGGGGCGGTCGCATCGTCGGTGCCGATGGCCTCGCGGAGCGTGAACAGCTCGTCGCTCATCTTGTTCGTCGTGAAGGGAGCCAGCGCGACAATCTCCGCTCCACTCAGCGCGGAGCCGAGGGCCGACGTGGCCTTGTCGATGGCCTGCCCATAGAGCGAAGCCAGCGCACCGTTGCGATCGCCCTTGCGGATGCGATCGAAATCGGGGCTTGCGGCGAGGGGCTGACCCGACGCCAGCTTCACGCGATTCGTGAGGACAGTCGCATACTTGTGCCCCTCCTTGAGCACGATGCCGCGCGCAGGACCGACGGCCAGCGCGGAGCGCGACCCCGTGCGCGTATTGGTATGGAACTGCGCGCGACAGCCGATTCGTGCCAGGGCAGCGTCCGTCGCGTCGAGATCGACCAGGAACACCGCACTCGTGTCGGCCTTGCACGCGTTTTCCGTCGCAGGGAGGCTTGCCTTGTCGATGTCGGCCGCGGCGGGTTCCCCATCTTTTACGTTGGCCGGATCATCGACGTAGAAGATGGACATCGCGATGCGCGAGAAGCCGTTCATCACCGCCAGATCGTGCGCGAGGGCCTGCGCGCCGGCGGGAGACGGAATGTACGACGCGAGTCCCGGGAGCGGGTCGACAATACGCCCGTTGGCCCCGAGGTAGGCGTCGCTCGGGAACGGAACGTCGAAAAGATTGGGCGGCGTGGTGGCCCCGCTGGCCAGCCGGAATCGAGCCGCGGCCGGACCGGAGGGAGTCGAACCGTCTCCGGCGTCGGGGTTGACGGCGACGTGGTCGACCTTGTCGACCCAGTCGCAACCCGCGGCGCTCGCGAGAACGGGGACAAGCGAAATGGCGAGCGGAAAAAGAACGCGCTTGGTGGAAAACATGGAGGATACCCTGACTTATCGTAGGCACGAGGCAGACGCTAGCGGCAACGCACCATTGGCGGGGCGGCGGCCGTTCAGGGCGGGGCGCAGGGGGCGCCAGGCTGCTTTTCCCGGCCGACGGGCGATCGTTGCCGCTCGCGTTTCGTCTCATGCGCGCTGCAGCAAAGGCTGCAGCCCGTCGCCCGCCGGCGAGGGCCGTGCCGGAAACGTTGCAGGACCCGATGGCGTCCGGCGGGATTGGCGCCGCGTGCCTCGTATGTCCATCGCGCGACAAGCCAAGCCGATTGGTGCGTCGATTTTCCCCGGACGGGAAGTGGGGGGCGGGGTCGAAGCAACATGTGCCCATGCTCAGGTGAACATCACGAACTTTTCCTTGCGCGCGCCGGCGCCGTCTACCAGCGGGCCACTCCGCGCGGGCGTTTCGGCTCTCGAGGACCTCGACTGCAACCACACGCTCTTTGCCGCCAGGGCCCAATACTCGTTTGGCGCGATGACGTCGGGGCTCGAACGCGCAACCGGCGAGCGACACCATCCAGCCGACAACGTAGCGGCTCAACACCTCGAGAATGACATATAAATAGAATAGGTTCACTCCTTTGGACCAAACAATTTCGAAATATTCCGCGACTTTCCTAAGAGACTACCCGCTCGAGGTTCCCGGTTGCGACGAGTGGGAATCCGAGCGACCTTGAGCCTCACTCATGGCGCGCCGGTTGCTGTTTGTGTTGTGCGTGGTTAGCAGATGCTCGAGTCGTAAAACGACGGCGCTGCGGCATTCGGCATAGACGCGTAGCCAGGTGTCAGGATCGAGCCTCCCGTGCATGCGAAGCGCCTCGGGATCGGCAGACCTGACGAGGCCGATCTCGTCTGGCCCGTAAGGGGCCGGCCGCGCCAATCCGATCGACTTTGCCGTTCGGCAAAGCGCGCGCACGACCGGCGTGTCGCCACCATCGATGCAAAACGATAGAATATCCCACGCGAGTGCTGCGTGTGCCGCTTCGTCGCGTGCAATGCAATCCAGTATTTCCCAGACCGCGGGGTCGCGCGCGCCACTCAACGCTGCGCGTGCAAGTTCAGCGTTACAAGATTCGAGGAAAGCACCGTCGATCAAAGTTTCGTTTGCCACGGCGATCAAGGCCTGCATGCGATCGCGTGGCAGCTTGCCCATGCCACCAGCTAGGTCCGGCATTGGCCCCGGGCCAAAAGGCCTGCGCGCGTAGCCGCTCGCTAGCGCAAAGGAACGCTTCGCGTGATGGATCTCGTCCAGTGCACTCTGATGCGCCCGTGCAATGAGACCCGGGGGAGCTCCAAGGGCGGCGAGCTGCCACGCTACCCGTGCGAACGCCGGCACGCTCGCATGCTCGGCTTTGGCGTCACGCAACCAGAGCACCGTCAAGGCTTCCTTCGTAGCGTCATCCAGTTTGGATGTGTCTGGCGGCAAGCCATATGCCCACTCGCCGGTAGTTCGAACATTGGACGTAATCTGCCGTCGACCGATGCGAAGCGGCCGCCCATGCGGAATCGCGCCTCCGATGATGCTACCGATCGTCATCAATGCCGTGATCGTGACAGTCAAACCGAACCCGAGTGCTCCGAAGATGAGGAGGAGAGTGGAGGCGACGTGCGGGAATGCGAATCGGAAAGCCGTAGCCTGACGCTTCGCACGTGTGAAAGCGACGCATGCGCCGATGAAGAGCGTTGCTTGCAAAAATCCGAATCCTAGCCACGAGATCGCCATGGATTTCAGGCCGGCCCCTCGGCTCACGGCGAATATCTGGAGTGCCGACATCCCTAGCGCTAGGCCGCCCAAGACGAGGCTAGCCTTCCGAAGGCGTGCGGCCGTCTCGCAGGCCGCTTCGTAGTCTTCAGCATCGGCTCGTGCGGTAGCGGGAAACGCGCATGACGTACACATGCCAAAATATGCTGGCGGAGCGCGGAGAGGCGCACCACACCTCGTACAGAGCGTGTCGGTACTTGTCGCGGCAGCAAAAGGCATCGCCTCGGGAAATGGTGGCAGGTGTCGTTGCTCGGCACGTATACGAGCGAGGCATGATGCACAGACCTCACGGTTCCCGTCTTCGGGTCGAAGAGGCGAGCCACACGTCACGCAGGTCGTGTTCATTTTCATCGTGCCCTCAGGTGCACTGTATCTGCGAGTAGCGTCGTAGCCATACTTCGCTCTCCCTTAGAAGGCCTTTACACCTTGGACGAGACCGAGTTGGCAAGGCGAAGTAATCATAGCGCTTTCGGTCCTGGCCAGCCCACGAGGTCCATACGCTTGCGGCGCGACGCCCGTTGCAATGGGCTTGGTCGCGCTGTCGATCTCAAGGAATGGAGTCTAAGCGACGAAAATTGTCATAAATGAACCGTATTGCTGAGCCGGTGAGCAGAAGATCTTCATTCCCGGGGCATTCAAGTTGATTAGGCCATGCATTGCTGCATAGATCGCAGATAGACTGATTAAGACGACAATGCTGAGAGCGATTCCAGCGATAGCGTTCACCGTGCCGCCGTAAGTTTCCGGTGCGCGTCTGATTCGACCCAATGCGACGATCCCGATGGTTGTCGAGAGAAGGCTTAGGAGCACAAGGACAACCGACGCTAGCCCAATCGGTACGCCAAAGACGGAGGCTAGATACCCGAGCACGAGAGCTGCCGACGCACCGATGAGCGATGCTGCCGCAAGCTTTTCGTCACGGGGGCGACTCCCGCCTGAACCAGGCGCAATCGGAGAGTCGTTTACGTTCTGGTGCGCGGGCATCATCCCGCTCCTGACTGGGAGAGTCGGGCGAGTTCTGGAATCATTGCTATCATCCGACGCTGCGTTTCGTCATCGTGCGGGCTCCATTCGTGCAAGCGCAGTGAAAGCTTCTTCTGCTCAAGCTCAGCGGTTGACTCGAACCTTTCTCGTGACTGCGTGCGTCCCAGAGATTTGACGATCATTTGATTGGTCTTGGCGAAATGTAGGATCTCGAGCACGAGTAGGCTGCGCGGGTCGTTACCGATATCAATTAGATCGTTTGGGTGAACAAAGAAGCTCTTAGCAACGTTGATGGCGTGCTCGACTGGTTTTTGATTTTTCCACACATCTCGCATCGCTGCTCCGACGTGCTTGATTGCGATTCTGGCGCACTTGGCGGCGACTGTATGTAGTGGATTATCCGGATGGTCCTTCGAAATCATACTGTGTGTTGGATCCGTTATGCTGCTGTTGTCGAAATCCTTGAAGAAGTCCTTTTCCAGCTTGCCTACCGTGCCCAATATCTCACGAAGGTCGGCCGCCAACTTGCACTTGACCCAGTCCTGAGCAATGCCGACGGATTCCGTAACAAAATCGACGAATTTGCTTTCCGTTAATACGCCTTTGCTGAGCATGATGCCTTCGTGTACAAGAGAACCGGCATAACTACCCAACGCGGTGATCGAGCGGTTGGTAAACATGCCCCCTTTGCACTCAAGCGGGGCATTCAGGCTCTCACCCATAGCCGAGAGTAGGCTGTATATCTCGTCAAGATGCCCAAATACACCTGTGACCATTGGGTATCGTTCATCTTTGGCGACTTTGATTTTTGCCTTCGGGCCGACCCAGGGAAACACGTCGGCATGGCCGAGGCGGATGAGCATCAACTCAATAAAATTGCTGTGCGCATACAGGTCTTCCAGCGGGTGGAGGGCTTGTCCAAGCAACCGATAACGGTTCGGCGCGTCAGCGATAGCGGCGTCGCGTAGCTGTTCTTCGATATACTCGGCGGTTGTTCCGCGCTCC encodes:
- a CDS encoding Het-C domain-containing protein, with the translated sequence MQQPIRKIASKLGEGSAHFYTHHSIELALREADVKFFTNGEPVIRKDSSGKMMRTSDGRPVVETTPRVLDWVYFGNWLRDNSQLCTAATYSVVRRATIGLTPVAGATMDPRSVLTAYVEHDAKKKSKNGKFDFSKIQVAPLHKRVLGVYRPEEHVDNPKGLKDDSKVDQDFRGTVLALEHDIDAATGLKNYIANTTLIASNRGDRKERGTTAEYIEEQLRDAAIADAPNRYRLLGQALHPLEDLYAHSNFIELMLIRLGHADVFPWVGPKAKIKVAKDERYPMVTGVFGHLDEIYSLLSAMGESLNAPLECKGGMFTNRSITALGSYAGSLVHEGIMLSKGVLTESKFVDFVTESVGIAQDWVKCKLAADLREILGTVGKLEKDFFKDFDNSSITDPTHSMISKDHPDNPLHTVAAKCARIAIKHVGAAMRDVWKNQKPVEHAINVAKSFFVHPNDLIDIGNDPRSLLVLEILHFAKTNQMIVKSLGRTQSRERFESTAELEQKKLSLRLHEWSPHDDETQRRMIAMIPELARLSQSGAG